Proteins encoded in a region of the Ziziphus jujuba cultivar Dongzao chromosome 3, ASM3175591v1 genome:
- the LOC107422300 gene encoding uncharacterized protein LOC107422300 isoform X3, with protein MYSSVRKIIFEVVKKPLATRKYGVSALLFYVMRGTSSKLHSKAEKVLQLLMDDSIFDIGEKFNRGSDTIVEVLILAFQRLCEEIEPNELKLMWKCLYVEVADCIKNKRVVRLSYLLSLLVSMVQINDGRRVSDYQPMLDALDLLLRTLILPTGILIEEDNLLQVLDKVLQLMLCILSGLHNHNDMSTISACSLQWAPVFGLKNSRLGFSLLTFMRGLLRKDPSILNIFRVNILRAMNTLIETSQEQVVYLLLSVFERLHVDVKSFNFLDGRSEDVLSKIQDFMRKAVSDWIKVINDILSGNASCTQVHETDLALLWGIVSCFPYMFEVEADSSLLIDLRGALDELLMAETENVASLPRKASESIIGAALKSYSQLLCGKKYGFDETREFLQLARRHKSCSQVLSAVADFLDSFHGPMEEESSCRLYHPELSAERITDALSVFADNLCHWDKGIRVATLRILCHYEPLNYDTRTEDQPVAKKMKTEASQTCHMDSKSCNVLRQLLSIETTPLSVTTSRKVTLLISKVQMDLSAGRIPEAYVPLLLNGIIGVFHNRFSNLWNPASECLALLISQNFGLVWEEFINYFGKCLSIFQDSNVQLDKMNANFVNKSSDLVERFNLFVTPASDSTPSATVLSLLLQSLQRIPALVESRSRHIAPLFFKFLGYKSDDLVSSGQFNSLVCKGKEWKSVLKEWLNLLRLMRNLKSFYLNQFLKDILQNRLLDENDAEVQMKVLDCLSVWKDNFLLPYEQHLKNLSSSDSFREELTTWSLSRESHQIEEHHRAYLLPLVIRILMPKVRKLKKRASRKHSSVNFRKAVLGFIAQLDVDELPLFFTLLIKPLQIIFVGSDGTSDWYWDSAIISIEKFRALNFLKHFSVDSITALSWKKRYGFLHVIEDILGVFDELRVRPFLDFLMGCVVRILGSCTCNLDIAKGCSSSVENHSGANMTLLEQDSAAQNMFLTSSAQKQFKDLRSLCLKIVSFVLNKYEDHDFGCEFWDLFFNSIETLVDGFKKEGFSGEKPSSLFSCFIVMTKSDNLVPLLYRKDNLVPDIFSFLTVPSASEAIITGVLKFIENLLILDNELDEEESAVRKVLLPNVDALISNLQCFFLSDSAIKRKLVKSPGETELRIFNLLSKYIKDPPSARKFVDILLPFITKGVENLDVCLGAIEVVRYMIPISGKEMTRIILNAISPLFVAIDRAKRSSLCDLVDTLAVVDPSVRILAELVHELNATSAMELDDLDYDTIQKAYQKITVDFFYTIKDDQALVILSHCVHDMKVRELMPSAFNSLVEFVKFSALILGKEVNDNHDMPHTSRVSDDGWWTKACIQRMISKILLKHMGNTMKGGDTFVWKEWIKLLNEMVKKLPQKSFNSLKALCDEDPEMDFFNNIIHVQKHRVARALLRFKNVINSSCISEDITNKVFIPLYFNLLFDEGKQEHVKNACIEALASISRDMDWKSYYSLLTRCFSEMAMNPDKQKILVRLICSILDQFHFSEAKDSCDNASDSGTKATGSSLMLQVSSDSAMASEIQTCLHKVVLPKIQKLLDSDSGRVNVNINLAALKILKVLPGDIMDSQLPTIVHRISNFLKNRLESIRDDARSALAACLKELGLEYLQFIVKVLRTTLKRGFELHVLGYTLNSILSKFLSTPVTGKLDYCLEDLLSVVESDILGDVSEEKEVEKIASKMKETRKRMSFETLKLIAQSVTFKTHAMELLSPVTSNLQKHLNPKVKTKLESMLNSIALGIECNPSVNQTDLFIFVYGLVEDGIKNEHNKGESSSTAGVNGHGEKVVRGKRLSSRRIIDTKSLCSHLIVVFALKILHKRVKNVKMIKSDARLLSMLDPYVSLLGNCLSSKYEDVLSASLKCLTPLVRMPLPSIESQADKIKAALFDIAQSTVNASSSLMQSCLNLLTVLLGGTKITLSSEELHLLVQFPLFDDLKGNPSFVALALLKAMVKRKLVVPKIYDLVTQVAELMVTSQVEPIRQKCSQILLRFLLDYHLSEKRLQQHLDFLLSNLRFEHPIGRKAVLEMLHTIIIKFPKSVVDEQSQTFFVHLVVCLANDQDNEVRSMSGAAIKHLIGHLSQRSLHSILEYSISWYLGEKQQLWSAAAQVLGLLVEVEVMKTEFQRHISTILPVARSILQSTISGVTNTPLTVCDEFIVPFWKEAYYSLIMLEKMLHQFQDMCFKRDLEDLWEAICELLLHPHMWLRNISSRLVALYFATVTETSKKNHEKSIQTHFLMRPSRLFKIAVSLCCQLKTKLDDDTARDLITENLAFAICGVHSLMGLLEHGKPQKFWATLEPLEQGCFLKSLELLETKKGQSMFLSLTSGVSDKNDEGHPMDIRFLLVSNLLKKMGKIVLQKEDVQMKIVFGTFKKISVQISGEDHALYAFDILLPLYKVCEGFAGKVISDDIKQLAQEVCESLRKTFGTQLYVETYNEIRKHLKAKRDKRKTEEKLMAVVNPTRHAKRKLKIAAKHRANKKRKIMRLKFGRLI; from the exons GTGAAAAATTCAATCGAG GTTCAGACACTATTGTTGAAGTTCTGATTCTTGCCTTCCAAAGATTATGTGAAGAGATAGAGCCCAATGAGTTGAAATTAATGTGGAAATGCTTATATGTGGAAGTAGCTGACTGTATAAAAAACAAACGTGTTGTTCGTTTGAGTTACTTGTTGTCACTGCTTGTTTCTATGGTTCAAATTAATGATGGGCGAAGAGTTTCTG ATTACCAGCCAATGCTTGATGCTTTGGATTTGCTTTTGCGGACATTAATCTTGCCTACTGGCATCTTGATCGAAGAAGATAATTTATTACAGGTTCTTGATAAGGTTTTACAGCTGATGCTATGTATTCTCAGTGGGCTCCATAATCATAATGACATGTCAACCATCTCTGCGTGTTCATTGCAATGGGCTCCTGTGTTTGGGTTAAAGAactcaag GCTTGGTTTCAGTTTGTTAACTTTCATGCGAGGGCTATTACGGAAGGATCCTTCCATATTGAATATTTTCAGAGTTAACATTTTAAG AGCCATGAATACTTTAATAGAAACTTCACAAGAACAAGTTGTGTACCTGTTACTTTCTGTTTTTGAGAGGCTGCATGTGGATGTGAAAAGCTTTAACTTCTTAGATGGAAGATCTGAAGACGTACTTTCAAAGATCCAAGATTTTATGCGGAAAGCTGTCAGCGATTGGATTAAGGtgataaatgatattttatccGGGAACGCATCATGTACTCAAGTGCATGAAACTGATTTGGCTCTACTATGGGGAATCGTTAGCTGCTTTCCTTATATGTTTGAGGTTGAAGCAGATTCATCCTTGTTGATTGATTTGAGAGGTGCTCTTGATGAGCTTTTAATGGCTGAAACTG AAAATGTCGCTAGTCTCCCTAGAAAAGCTTCCGAAAGTATAATTGGAGCTGCTTTAAAATCCTATTCCCAATTGCTTTGTGGTAAAAAATATGGGTTCGATGAAACAAGAGAATTTTTGCAGCTTGCAAGAAGGCACAAATCGTGTTCACAAGTATTGTCTGCTGTAGCAGATTTTTTGGATTCTTTTCATGG GCCAATGGAAGAAGAATCCAGCTGTAGATTATATCATCCTGAACTTAGTGCAGAAAGGATCACAGATGCATTAAGTGTATTTGCAGATAATTTGTGTCACTGGGACAAAGGAATTCGTGTTGCTACTCTTAGAATCTTGTGCCACTATGAACCTCTGAATTATGATACACGCACAGAGGATCAGCCAGtggcaaagaaaatgaaaacagaaGCTTCTCAGACTTGTCATATGGATAGCAAGAGCTGTAAT GTTCTGCGGCAACTTCTCTCAATTGAGACAACTCCTCTTTCAGTTACTACCAGCAGGAAAGTTACTCTGTTGATCTCTAAAGTACAGATGGATCTCTCTGCTGGAAGGATTCCTGAAGCTTATGTGCCTCTTCTGTTGAATGGAATTATAGGTGTCTTCCATAACCGGTTTAGTAACCTTTGGAATCCTGCATCAGAATGCCTTGCGCTGTTGATAAGCCAAAATTTTGGACTTGTATGGGAAGAGttcataaattattttggaaaatgccTGAGCATATTTCAAGACTCAAATGTTCAACTTGACAAAATGAATGCTAATTTTGTTAACAAGTCGAGTG ATCTGGTTGAAcgatttaatttgtttgttactCCTGCATCTGATAGCACACCATCTGCAACAGTATTGTCTTTGTTGCTCCAGTCTTTACAAAGAATTCCAGCACTTGTTGAGTCTCGATCTCGACATATTGCACCTTTGTTTTTTAAGTTCCTGGGCTATAAGTCTGACGACCTTGTAAG TTCGGGACAATTCAATTCACTTGTTTGCAAAGGTAAAGAGTGGAAGAGTGTCCTCAAAGAATGGTTAAACTTGCTGAGATTGATGCGGAACCTTAAGTCCTTTTATTTGAATCAATTCCTTAAAGATATATTGCAGAATAG GCTTCTGGATGAAAATGATGCTGAGGTACAGATGAAGGTTCTTGATTGCCTGAGTGTATGGAAGGACAACTTCCTTCTGCCATATGAGCAGCATCTTAAAAACTTATCTAGTTCTGATAGTTTTAGAGAGGAACTAACAACATGGAGTCTTTCCAGAGAATCTCATCAGATTGAAGAACATCACAGAGCCTATCTTCTGCCCCTTGTTATCCgtattttgatgccaaaagtcAGGAAATTGAAGAAACGTGCCTCTCGAAAG CattcaagtgtaaattttcggAAGGCTGTTCTTGGTTTCATTGCTCAACTTGATGTTGATGAGCTCCCTCTTTTCTTCACATTGTTGATAAAGCCATTGCAAATTATATTTGTGGGAAGTGATGGTACATCTGACTGGTATTGGGATTCAGCCATAATTTCTATAGAAAAGTTTCGGGCATTGAATTTCTTGAAGCATTTCTCTGTTGACAGTATAACTGCCCTATCTTGGAAGAAAAGATATGGTTTTCTGCATGTAATTGAAGATATTCTTGGAGTTTTTGATGAATTGCGTGTTAGaccttttcttgattttttaaTGGGATGTGTTGTTCGGATATTGGGAAGCTGCACTTGTAATCTTGATATTGCAAAAGGCTGTAGTTCATCAGTTGAAAATCATTCTGGTGCCAACATGACTTTGCTCGAGCAAGACAGTGCTGCACAAAATATGTTTCTG ACCAGCTCTGCTCAGAAGCAGTTCAAGGATTTGAGGTCTTTATGCCTGAAAATTGTTTCCTTTGTTCTTAATAAGTATGAAGATCATGATTTTGGCTGTGAGTTTTGGGACCTTTTCTTTAATTCAATTGAAACTTTAGTCGATGGTTTCAAGAAGGAGGGTTTTAGTGGGGAGAAGCCtagttctcttttttcttgcttCATTGTTATGACCAAAAGTGACAACCTTGTACCACTTCTGTACAGAAAAGATAATTTAGTTCCtgatatattttcatttctaaCTGTTCCATCCGCATCAGAAGCTATTATAACAGGTGTCCTTAAGTTCATTGAGAACCTACTGATTCTTGATAATGAGTTGGATGAGGAAGAGAGTGCTGTAAGAAAAGTTCTGCTTCCTAATGTTGATGCACTTATCTCTAACCTGCAATGCTTTTTCCTAAGTGATTCTGCAATCAAAAG AAAACTGGTCAAATCTCCCGGGGAGACAGAAttaagaatttttaatttattgtcgAAGTACATAAAGGATCCACCATCAGCCAGGAAATTTGTGGATATTTTGCTACCCTTTATAACAAAGGGGGTTGAAAATTTGG ATGTTTGTTTAGGAGCTATAGAAGTTGTACGGTATATGATCCCAATATCAGGGAAAGAGATGACCAGAATAATTCTGAATGCAATTTCTCCACTGTTTGTTGCCATTGATCGAGCTAAGCGATCAAGTCTCTGTGATCTTGTGGACACTCTTGCTGTAGTGGACCCATCTGTGCGCATTTTG GCTGAACTGGTACATGAGTTGAATGCAACCTCTGCTATGGAACTGGATGACCTTGATTATGACACTATACAAAAAGCTTATCAAAAAATTACTGTTGATTTCTTCTATACGATTAAAGATGATCAAGCATTGGTCATTCTGTCCCATTGTGTGCATGATATGAAAGTGAGGGAGTTAATGCCCAGTGCTTTTAACTCATTAGTcgaatttgttaaattttctgcTCTCATTCTTGGTAAAGAAGTGAATGATAACCATGACATGCCGCACACAAGTAGAGTGTCTGATGATGGTTGGTGGACAAAAGCGTGCATTCAGCGTATGATTAGCAAGATTCTTCTGAAGCATATGGGAAACACTATGAAGGGAGGGGATACTTTTGTCTGGAAG GAATGGATTAAGTTACTAAATGAAATGGTGAAGAAACTTCCACAAAAAAGCTTTAATTCATTGAAGGCTCTTTGTGATGAGGATCCTGAAATGGATTTTTTCAACAATATTATCCATGTACAG AAGCATAGAGTAGCAAGAGCATTATTACGCTTTAAGAATGTTATCAATTCAAGCTGTATTTCGGAG GACATTACAAATAAAGTTTTCATACCTCTCTATTTCAATTTGCTTTTTGATGAAGGAAAACAAGAACATGTAAAAAATGCATGTATAGAGGCCCTTGCTTCAATTTCTAGGGACATGGATTGGAAATCATACTATTCTTTGTTGACTAGATGCTTTAGCGAGATGGCCATGAATCCAGATAAGCAGAAGATTCTAGTACGGCTAATTTGCTCTATTTTAGACCAGTTTCATTTTTCAGAAGCCAAGGACTCATGTGACAATGCTTCTGATTCTGGGACCAAAGCAACTGGTTCTTCACTAATGTTGCAAGTGAGTAGTGATTCTGCTATGGCATCTGAGATACAAACCTGTCTTCATAAAGTTGTGCTTCCAAAGATACAAAAGTTACTTGATTCGGATTCTGGTAGGGTCAATGTTAACATCAATCTTGCTGCACTGAAAATTTTAAAGGTGCTTCCAGGAGACATAATGGACTCACAGCTTCCAACCATTGTTCATCGTATATCAAACTTTTTGAAGAATCGTCTAGAAAGCATCCGTGATGACGCTAGGTCTGCCTTGGCTGCTTGCTTGAAGGAGCTTGGGTTGGAATACTTGCAGTTCATTGTCAAGGTTTTGCGAACTACCTTGAAGAGGGGGTTTGAGCTGCACGTGTTGGGTTACACACTGAATTCCATTTTGTCGAAGTTTCTTTCGACTCCTGTTACTGGGAAACTTGATTACTGTTTGGAAGATCTTCTGTCTGTAGTGGAGAGTGATATTCTTGGAGATGTTTCCGAGGAAAAAGAGGTGGAAAAAATTGCTTCCAAAATGAAAGAAACTAGGAAGCGAATGTCTTTTGAGACACTGAAATTGATTGCACAAAGCGTTACATTCAAAACTCATGCTATGGAATTACTGTCACCTGTTACCTCTAACTTGCAGAAGCATCTAAAtccaaaagtcaaaacaaaattagaaaGCATGTTAAATAGCATAGCCTTAGGTATTGAGTGCAATCCATCTGTGAATCAGACTGATCTTTTTATCTTTGTATATGGCCTTGTCGAAGATGGGATCAAGAATGAACATAACAAGGGAGAAAGTTCTTCAACCGCAGGGGTGAATGGGCATGGTGAAAAGGTTGTGCGTGGAAAAAGACTATCTTCACGCCGGATTATAGATACCAAATCACTATGTTCACATCTTATTGTAGTGTTTGCACTTAAGATATTGCATAAACGTGTAAAGAATGTTAAAATGATCAAAAGTGATGCACGATTATTAAGTATGTTGGACCCTTATGTCTCATTGCTGGGAAATTGCTTGAGTTCCAAGTATGAAGACGTTCTATCTGCATCCCTTAAATGCCTGACTCCGCTTGTAAGGATGCCTTTGCCATCTATTGAATCCCAAGCTGATAAAATAAAAGCGGCATTGTTTGATATTGCCCAAAGCACAGTAAATGCTAGCAGTTCTTTAATGCAGTCATGCCTAAACTTGTTGACTGTGCTTCTTGGGGGTACCAAAATTACTCTTTCCTCAGAAGAGCTACATTTGTTAGTTCAGTTTCCACTGTTTGATGATCTAAAAGGGAATCCTTCTTTTGTTGCCCTTGCACTTTTAAAGGCAATGGTCAAAAGAAAGCTAGTTGTTCCAAAGATATATGATCTTGTGACTCAAGTTGCAGAATTGATGGTAACAAGTCAAGTAGAACCGATACGCCAGAAATGCAGTCAGATTCTCTTGCGGTTCTTACTCGATTATCATCTGTCAGAAAAACGTTTGCAACAGCATTTGGATTTTCTGCTTTCTAATCTGAG GTTTGAACATCCGATTGGAAGAAAAGCTGTGCTTGAAATGCTACATACAATTATCATTAAGTTTCCAAAAAGTGTTGTGGATGAGCAATCACAGACGTTTTTTGTCCACTTGGTTGTTTGTTTGGCTAATGATCAGGATAATGAGGTCCGTTCCATGTCTGGTGCAGCTATAAAGCATCTCATTGGCCATTTAAGCCAACGTTCACTTCATTCCATCCTAGAGTACAGTATATCTTGGTATTTGGGCGAGAAGCAGCAATTGTGGAGTGCTGCAGCACAG GTTTTGGGACTATTGGTTGAAGTTGAAGTTATGAAGACAGAATTCCAAAGACATATTAGTACTATATTGCCTGTGGCTCGTAGCATTTTACAGTCCACTATCAGTGGTGTTACCAATACGCCACTTACTGTTTGTGATGAATTTATTGTTCCTTTCTGGAAGGAGGCTTATTATTCACTTATTATGTTGGAGAAAATGCTGCATCAGTTCCAGGACATGTGCTTTAAGAGGGACCTTGAG GACTTATGGGAAGCTATATGTGAATTGCTCTTGCATCCTCACATGTGGTTGCGCAACATTTCAAGTCGATTAGTGGCATTGTACTTTGCCACTGTAACAGAGACTagtaaaaaaaatcatgaaaaatcaattcaaaCTCATTTTCTTATGAGGCCAAGTAGACTGTTCAAAATAGCTGTTTCACTCTGCTGTCAACTGAAGACAAAACTTGATGATGACACTGCACGTGATCTGATAACTGAAAATCTTGCCTTTGCTATATGCGGTGTGCATTCTCTAATGGGGCTATTGGAGCATGGAAAGCCTCAAAAGTTTTGGGCTACCCTTGAACCACTTGAGCAAGGCTGCTTTCTTAAATCCTTAGAGTTGCTGGAAACTAAAAAGGGCCAAAGCATGTTTTTATCTCTTACCTCTGGTGTATCTGACAAAAATGATGAAGGCCACCCTATGGACATCCGATTCTTGCTTGTTTCCAATCTGCTTAAGAAGATGGGTAAAATTGTGCTTCAAAAGGAGGATGTTCAG ATGAAAATCGTCTTTGGTACTTTCAAAAAGATTTCTGTACAAATTTCTGGGGAGGACCATGCACTTTATGCATTTGACATTCTGCTGCCATTGTATAAAGTTTGCGAAGGGTTTGCTGGGAAAGTGATCTCCG ACGATATCAAGCAATTAGCTCAGGAAGTTTGTGAATCCCTACGGAAGACGTTTGGCACCCAATTATATGTTGAAACTTACAATGAGATCAGAAAACATCTCAAAGCGAAGAGGGATAAGAGGAAAACTGAAGAAAAGCTCATGGCCGTCGTCAATCCCACACGACACGCcaagaggaaattgaagattgCTGCTAAGCATCGTGCcaacaaaaaaaggaagataatgAGACTGAAATTCGGAAGATTGATTTAA